Genomic DNA from Streptomyces sp. PCS3-D2:
TGATGCGGCGGGTGCGGCACGGTCTACTCCTGACGACGCATACGTGAGCGAGAGACGACGCACCTGTCCCTACCCGCTGTGCGCGCCCCTATGCACTGTGTGCCACGGGGCGCCAGGGGTTCGTCCGAAACGCGACCCTCCGCCTCCGGATGCGCCTCCGCCCCGTGTCAGCCGTCGAGGTGCTTGCGGATTCTGCGCGCCAGGTCGACCAGGCGGGCGCCCAGCTTGGGCCGCGCCTCGATGTTGCCGAGCAGCGAGAACCCGCGGACGATCACCACCGGCGCCTGCGGGTCGGTCTCCCCGCGGCTCTCGCCGCGCACCTCGAAGTTGCCGAGGACCCCGCTGCCGTAGCCGCGCAGGGTGACGTTCTCCGGGACCAGGACCTCCACGTTGCCGAGGACGCAGGTCACGTTGATCTCGGTGACCTGCTGCTCGAAGACCGCCTGGGTGAGGTCGATGGTGATGTCGCCCATGACCGAGACCGCGCGGGTGTGCGCTCCCGGCCGCCAGCGGCCCTTGCGGCTGGAGCTGCTGCACACGGCGACGATGGTCTCGACGGCCTGACCGGCGGCCCCCGCGTACGCGGTCGGGGCCGGGGTGTGGGCGCCGCCGGGCGCGGGCAGATCCCGTACGAGCACCTCCAGCTCGCCGACGGTCTTGACCGCGTACAGCGTGTCCAGGCGTTCGGAGTGCTCCTCGGCGGTCAGCCGGCCCTCGGCGAGGGCGTCGGCGAGGACCTGCGCGGTCCGGTCCCGGTCGGCGTCGGAGGCGCGCAGCGCGGCGGGGCCGGGCGCGGGGGCGGCGGGGTGCTTTTCCAGGTCCACGACGCCAGCATAGCGAGACACGATAGATCGCGATACTGCCGAGTCGTTGCCAGTGAGCCCTACCTCACAGACACCTGCCGGGCGGGAGGTTCTACGCTGGTGTACTGCGCTGCCAATGTGATCGCCAGTGCTGTCTGCCGAGTGAGGAATGGCCCCAATGCCGGAGTTCGCGTACACCGACCTGCTGCCCCTGGGCGAGGACACCACCCCGTACCGGCTGGTGACCGCCGAGGGCGTGTCCACCTTCGAGGCGGACGGCCGTACGTTCCTCAAGGTCGAGCCGGAGGCGCTGCGCAAGCTCGCCGAGGAGGCCATCCACGACATCCAGCACTTCCTGCGCCCCGCGCACCTCGCGCAGCTGCGCCGCATCATCGACGACCCGGAGGCCTCGTCGAACGACAAGTTCGTCGCGCTCGACCTCCTCAAGAACGCGAACATCGCGGCGGCCGGCGTCCTGCCGATGTGCCAGGACACGGGTACGGCGATCGTGATGGGCAAGCGCGGCCAGAACGTGCTGACCGAAGGCGGCGACGAGGCGGCGCTCTCACGCGGCATCTACGACGCCTACACCCGCCTGAACCTGCGCTACTCGCAGATGGCGCCCCTGACCATGTGGGAGGAGAAGAACACCGGCTCGAACCTGCCCGCGCAGATCGAGCTGTACGCGACCGACGGCGGCGCGTACAAGTTCCTCTTCATGGCCAAGGGCGGCGGCTCGGCGAACAAGTCCTTCCTCTACCAGGAGACGAAGGCGGTCCTCAACGAGGCCTCCATGATGAAGTTCCTGGAGGAGAAGATCCGCTCGCTCGGTACGGCGGCCTGCCCGCCCTACCACCTGGCGATCGTGGTGGGCGGCACCTCCGCCGAGCACGCGCTCAAGACCGCCAAGTACGCCTCCGCGCACTACCTGGACGAACTGCCCCGCGAGGGATCTCCGCTGGGCCACGGCTTCCGCGACGAGGCTCTGGAGCAGCAGGTCTTCGAGCTGACCCAGAAGATCGGCATCGGCGCGCAGTTCGGCGGCAAGTACTTCTGCCACGACGTCCGCGTCGTGCGCCTCCCCCGCCACGGTGCCTCGCTGCCCGTCGCGATCGCCGTCTCCTGCTCCGCGGACCGCCAGGCCACCGCGAAGATCACCGCCGAGGGCGTCTTCCTGGAGCAGCTGGAGCGGGACCCGGCGCGCTTCCTGCCGGAGACGACCGACGCCCAGCTGGACGAGGCGTCCGGCGTCGTCTCCATCGACCTGAACCAGCCGATGGACGAGATCCTGGCGACCCTGACCGAGCACCCGGTCAAGACCCGCCTGTCGCTGACCGGTCCGCTGGTCGTGGCGCGGGACATCGCGCACGCCAAGATCAAGGAACTGCTGGACTCGGGCGCCGAGATGCCGCAGTACCTCAAGGACCACCCGGTGTACTACGCGGGCCCGGCCAAGACCCCCGAGGGCTACGCGTCGGGCTCCTTCGGCCCGACCACGGCCGGCCGGATGGACTCCTACGTGGCGCAGTTCCAGGCGGCGGGCGGCTCCAAGGTGATGCTGGCCAAGGGCAACCGCTCCCAGCAGGTGACGGACGCGTGCGCCGCACACGGCGGCTTCTACCTGGGCTCGATCGGCGGCCCCGCGGCACGCCTGGCCCAGGACTGCATCAAGAAGGTCGAGGTCCTGGAGTACGAGGAACTCGGCATGGAGGCCGTCTGGAAGATCGAGGTCGAGGACTTCCCGGCCTTCATCGTGGTCGACGACAAGGGCAACGACTTCTTCACCTCGCGGGAACCCGAG
This window encodes:
- a CDS encoding fumarate hydratase; protein product: MPEFAYTDLLPLGEDTTPYRLVTAEGVSTFEADGRTFLKVEPEALRKLAEEAIHDIQHFLRPAHLAQLRRIIDDPEASSNDKFVALDLLKNANIAAAGVLPMCQDTGTAIVMGKRGQNVLTEGGDEAALSRGIYDAYTRLNLRYSQMAPLTMWEEKNTGSNLPAQIELYATDGGAYKFLFMAKGGGSANKSFLYQETKAVLNEASMMKFLEEKIRSLGTAACPPYHLAIVVGGTSAEHALKTAKYASAHYLDELPREGSPLGHGFRDEALEQQVFELTQKIGIGAQFGGKYFCHDVRVVRLPRHGASLPVAIAVSCSADRQATAKITAEGVFLEQLERDPARFLPETTDAQLDEASGVVSIDLNQPMDEILATLTEHPVKTRLSLTGPLVVARDIAHAKIKELLDSGAEMPQYLKDHPVYYAGPAKTPEGYASGSFGPTTAGRMDSYVAQFQAAGGSKVMLAKGNRSQQVTDACAAHGGFYLGSIGGPAARLAQDCIKKVEVLEYEELGMEAVWKIEVEDFPAFIVVDDKGNDFFTSREPEQPTFTSIPVRGPGLA
- a CDS encoding DUF1707 domain-containing protein produces the protein MDLEKHPAAPAPGPAALRASDADRDRTAQVLADALAEGRLTAEEHSERLDTLYAVKTVGELEVLVRDLPAPGGAHTPAPTAYAGAAGQAVETIVAVCSSSSRKGRWRPGAHTRAVSVMGDITIDLTQAVFEQQVTEINVTCVLGNVEVLVPENVTLRGYGSGVLGNFEVRGESRGETDPQAPVVIVRGFSLLGNIEARPKLGARLVDLARRIRKHLDG